TCTGATGTTACCATCATCATCAATGCAGGAAACGCCATTGAACTGGGGTTCATTGAAGAATATGACACAATAAAATCAGCAGTATGGATTGGAACTCCAGGACCTTTTGGAACACGTGCACTTGCAAACATCTTGATGGGAAACATCAATCCTTCAGGACGTCTCACAAGTACCTATGCTTATGATCCATCTTCCTCACCAGCAAGTGTTAACTTTGGTGATTTCCAATATGATAATACAAAATTTGCATTCATTAACTATGAAGAAGGTATTTATGTAGGGTATCGCTTCTATGAAACTTATTATTTAGGAAATGAAGAAGGCTATGCTAAAGCAGTTCAATACCCATTTGGATATGGATTAAGCTATACAAACTTTGATTGGAATATTGTATCGACAGACCTTAATAAGGACACAATTACCGTGAATGTCGAAGTTGTAAATACAGGTGATGTTGCAGGGAAAGATGTTGTTCAAGCATATTACAGTGCACCATATTATGAAGGTGGCATTGAGAAGTCCGCAATCAACCTTGTAACTTATGGAAAAACACAAACACTCGAACCAGGCGCACGTGAAACCCTTACCTTAACCTTTGATGTTCGTGATATGGCTTCATACGATATGAATGATTTAGAAGCATATGTTCTTGAACACGGACTTTATACCATAAAACTTGGCAGAAATGTTCATGACATTGCGCAAAGTGTTGAGTACACTGTAGAAGAAACAGTTGTGTACCAAACAGATAAAGACACACAAGTTGCATATGAAAATCGCTTTGAATATGCAAATGGAGCCCTTACATATCTTTCGAGAAATGATTGGGAAAATACATTTCCAACCCTGGATAATCTAAATACAACGGCTTCTGATATCTTATTAGAAGCACTCAGTGCACCACGTGTTGCACCAGAAGGTTCAAAAAATGAAACCTTTGGTGAAGATCATGGGTTAAAGCTCGAAGATCTCAAAGGGCTCGATTATGATGATGAAACATGGGATTTATTCCTAAGCCAATTCACAGCCAATGAATTGATCGAACTTGTGACAAATGGTGCATACAAAACTGTAGGAATTGAACGTCTGGGTGTTCCGCAAACACTTCTTATGGATGGGCCAGCAGGCTTTAGCTACTTCTTTGGATCCCTTGATACTGCAGGATACCCAAGTGAAATCCTTGTTTCCTCAACATGGAATCAGGAACTTGCTTATACGATGGGAGAAGCAATTGGACGAGAAGGTGTTGCGTATGGCATTCAAGGATGGTATGCGCCTGCGATGAACTTACACCGTACAGCCCAAGGTGGCCGTAACTTTGAGTACTTCTCAGAAGACCCAATCCTATCTGGATATACATCCGCTAATATGACAAAAGGATCTGAGGATCAAGGTGTAATTGTATTCATGAAGCACTTTATGATGAATGATCAAGAGACAAATGCACGTTCAGGAATTACAGTTTGGTCAAATGAACAAGCAATTCGTGAGTTATACCTAAAACCATTTGAAATTACAGTTAAAGAGGGTGGTGCAACTGGTGCTATGTCAAGCTTCTCTCTTATTGGAACGACATGGGCCGGTGCAAATACAAACTTACTTCAAGATATATTAAGAGAAGAGTGGGGCTTTGTTGGGATGGTATCCAGTGATGCGGTCTTTGGATTTATGAAAGCCGAAGATGCAATTATCTCAGGGAATGACTTGATGCTTGATATTCTGACACCAAAACTACAAGAAAGAAGTTTGAAGAAGTCGTTTAAATCAAATCCAGAACTTTATGGAACGGGATTAAAACAATCGGCACACAATATTTTCTATGCAATCCTACAAACATATATTTTTGATTAATAACGAAGCGGGAGAAGAAATCAAATGAAAGCATATAAGGGGAATTTTCAAATTTTAAGTGTGATTCTAATTGCACTCATGTTCATCGGATCACTGTGGGATTATCAAATATCTCAAGCAATATTCAATATCGAAAATCCGATTGCGGTATTCTTAGCAGCCTATGGTCAGATGCCAGCGTCCTTGATGATGAGCATCGGAGGAACACTATTGATTGTTGGGAGTGAAAAAAAGTTAGGAATAGGGACGATACTACAAGTTCTCGTAGGGATTGTATTCAATGCATTTGGGTTATTCATGGCATCACATGAGCCTACAATGTATTATCCAAACGCATCATTTATGATGGTTGTAATCATTAACATTGTATTGTTTGTCTGTGTTAATGCACTTATTTTGCGGCTGTTGAATACAGGCGATAAAAAACAACTAAGAAATTATGGCTGGTTCTTAATCTTCATTGTATTCTTTCAAATCTTATTGATTAATGGAATTAAGGTACTATGGGGAAGACCACGCATGCGCTTAATCGCATCCAATCCAGATGCAACATTTCAAAATTGGTGGATCATTGGATCAGACTTAAAAGATAAACTCATGCCAACCGGTGTGATTTCTGAGGAGTTC
This DNA window, taken from Erysipelothrix larvae, encodes the following:
- a CDS encoding glycoside hydrolase family 3 C-terminal domain-containing protein, translating into MNFKEYFEQRKQRKARIVDEVKRAKALEKTNKEALNALSKDEKASRIKQEKIARKHAKNAHKQDLKAMERKEKRTQKKEDKIYKKVYNRPRRALKWGVVVIIFAFITVQYGPTINNLYRAVTSKDVSANTSTPEAIAARLHGEKVSEEIVEEGIVLLKNEDHSLPFSSTDKVNVFGTAAHEIRYGGGGSGASNDTHAIDLFEAFDQVGLEYNKDLADFYKEKSSGGSSGSGLFEVVKGLLGKTSIDEPTIDHLSDEVLTQAKAYSNKAVIVISSSGTEASDFSLDQLKLSDNRRALIEKVAENFSDVTIIINAGNAIELGFIEEYDTIKSAVWIGTPGPFGTRALANILMGNINPSGRLTSTYAYDPSSSPASVNFGDFQYDNTKFAFINYEEGIYVGYRFYETYYLGNEEGYAKAVQYPFGYGLSYTNFDWNIVSTDLNKDTITVNVEVVNTGDVAGKDVVQAYYSAPYYEGGIEKSAINLVTYGKTQTLEPGARETLTLTFDVRDMASYDMNDLEAYVLEHGLYTIKLGRNVHDIAQSVEYTVEETVVYQTDKDTQVAYENRFEYANGALTYLSRNDWENTFPTLDNLNTTASDILLEALSAPRVAPEGSKNETFGEDHGLKLEDLKGLDYDDETWDLFLSQFTANELIELVTNGAYKTVGIERLGVPQTLLMDGPAGFSYFFGSLDTAGYPSEILVSSTWNQELAYTMGEAIGREGVAYGIQGWYAPAMNLHRTAQGGRNFEYFSEDPILSGYTSANMTKGSEDQGVIVFMKHFMMNDQETNARSGITVWSNEQAIRELYLKPFEITVKEGGATGAMSSFSLIGTTWAGANTNLLQDILREEWGFVGMVSSDAVFGFMKAEDAIISGNDLMLDILTPKLQERSLKKSFKSNPELYGTGLKQSAHNIFYAILQTYIFD
- a CDS encoding phosphatase PAP2 family protein, which produces MKAYKGNFQILSVILIALMFIGSLWDYQISQAIFNIENPIAVFLAAYGQMPASLMMSIGGTLLIVGSEKKLGIGTILQVLVGIVFNAFGLFMASHEPTMYYPNASFMMVVIINIVLFVCVNALILRLLNTGDKKQLRNYGWFLIFIVFFQILLINGIKVLWGRPRMRLIASNPDATFQNWWIIGSDLKDKLMPTGVISEEFKSFPSGHTASAACIFGLCILPYLNTSLTKYKNGFFWSCVGITLVIAFSRLVMGAHFLTDVTMGFTVFVVVFIVGHQLFYSDKKI